A genomic region of Manihot esculenta cultivar AM560-2 chromosome 15, M.esculenta_v8, whole genome shotgun sequence contains the following coding sequences:
- the LOC110601010 gene encoding pentatricopeptide repeat-containing protein At2g03880, mitochondrial: MHKSAGFAIKSFRSVAYHTSSCTLPNPSASLIHEFTQFCYQRNLPRAMEAMDAMHKHGIWADSITYSELIKCCLARGAVEQGKRVHKHLFSNGYHPKKFLINVLISMYVKFNMLDDARELFDQIPERDFVSWTTMISAYANAKLNDKALEFLILMLREGVKPNMYTYSSVLRACDGLSNLKQLHANIIKSGLDSDIYVRSALIDIYSKWSQTGNALRVFNEMATEDLVIWNSIIAGFAQNGDSDEALKLFKRMKRAGFPAEQATLTSVLRACTGLALLELGRQVHVHVFKYDQDLILNNALLDMYCKCGSLEDADTVFTRMVVKDVISWSTMIAGLAQNGYSREALRLFESMKVSGLKPNYITFLGALFACSHAGLLEAGWYHFRSMKKLFGVDPGREHYCCMIDLLGRAGKLDDALELINEMECGPDVATWRTLLGACRVHRNVDLAIHAAKQILRLYPQDAGTYILLSNIYANAQRWNDVAQIRRTMNDMGIRKEPGCSWVEVNKQIHAFILGDNSHPQLDEINKHLTRLIQKLKGVGYVPDTNFVLQDLEGEQREDSLRHHSEKLALVFGLMSLSKEQTIRIRKNLRICGDCHLFAKLVAKVEHRIIVIRDPIRYHHFRYGVCSCGDYW; this comes from the coding sequence ATGCATAAATCCGCCGGCTTCGCGATCAAATCCTTTCGCTCTGTTGCCTATCATACGTCGTCCTGCACTTTGCCCAACCCATCTGCATCCTTGATTCATGAATTCACCCAGTTTTGCTACCAAAGAAATCTGCCCAGAGCCATGGAAGCCATGGACGCAATGCACAAACATGGAATTTGGGCCGACTCTATCACCTATTCTGAGCTCATCAAGTGCTGCTTGGCCCGCGGCGCCGTTGAACAGGGAAAACGTGTCCATAAACACCTTTTCTCTAATGGGTACCATCCTAAAAAGTTTCTGATCAATGTTTTAATCAGCATGTATGTGAAATTTAATATGTTGGATGATGCTCGGGAGTTGTTCGACCAAATACCTGAAAGAGACTTTGTGTCTTGGACCACGATGATATCAGCTTACGCTAATGCTAAGCTAAACGACAAGGCCTTGGAGTTTCTGATTTTGATGCTTAGAGAAGGTGTGAAGCCAAATATGTACACCTATTCTTCGGTTTTGAGGGCATGCGACGGATTATCTAATCTTAAGCAGCTCCATGCTAATATCATAAAGAGTGGGTTAGATTCTGATATCTACGTTAGGAGTGCTCTCATTGATATATACTCGAAATGGAGCCAGACTGGAAATGCATTGAGAGTTTTCAATGAGATGGCGACAGAGGATTTGGTTATTTGGAATTCTATCATTGCCGGGTTTGCTCAAAACGGTGATAGTGATGaagctttaaaactttttaAGAGAATGAAGCGAGCTGGTTTTCCAGCTGAGCAAGCAACGCTGACGAGTGTCTTGAGAGCCTGTACTGGGTTAGCTCTGTTAGAACTGGGGAGACAGGTTCATGTTCATGTCTTCAAGTATGATCAAGATTTAATCCTGAATAATGCCCTGCTGGATATGTATTGCAAGTGTGGTAGTTTGGAAGATGCCGATACTGTTTTCACTCGGATGGTGGTCAAGGATGTAATCTCTTGGAGTACCATGATTGCAGGGTTGGCGCAAAATGGTTACAGCAGGGAGGCGTTGAGGTTGTTTGAGTCAATGAAAGTCTCAGGCCTAAAACCAAACTACATAACCTTTCTTGGAGCGCTATTTGCTTGCAGCCATGCTGGGCTTCTAGAAGCTGGCTGGTACCATTTCCGATCAATGAAGAAGCTATTTGGAGTTGATCCAGGAAGGGAACACTACTGTTGCATGATTGATCTTCTTGGAAGAGCAGGGAAACTTGATGATGCACTGGAGTTGATAAATGAAATGGAATGTGGACCAGATGTTGCGACATGGAGAACATTGCTTGGAGCATGCAGGGTGCATCGGAATGTGGATCTGGCTATACATGCTGCCAAACAAATTCTAAGGCTTTATCCTCAAGATGCAGGAACCTACATACTGTTGtctaatatttatgcaaatgCTCAAAGGTGGAATGATGTTGCGCAAATTAGGAGGACCATGAATGACATGGGAATTAGGAAAGAACCGGGGTGTAGCTGGGTAGAAGTGAATAAGCAGATTCATGCTTTCATTCTAGGGGATAATTCACATCCTCAACTTGATGAGATCAACAAACATCTGACTCGGTTGATTCAAAAGCTTAAGGGAGTTGGTTATGTCCCAGACACTAATTTTGTGTTGCAAGATCTTGAAGGGGAACAAAGAGAAGACTCCCTGCGACACCATAGTGAGAAACTGGCACTTGTGTTTGGTTTGATGAGTTTGTCCAAAGAGCAAACTATTAGGATCAGAAAGAATCTCAGGATATGTGGAGACTGTCATCTCTTTGCTAAACTTGTAGCAAAGGTGGAGCATCGTATTATTGTGATCAGAGATCCCATCAGGTATCATCATTTTCGATATGGGGTATGCTCCTGTGGAGATTATTGGTAA
- the LOC110601012 gene encoding protein THYLAKOID ASSEMBLY 8-like, chloroplastic produces the protein MTVTSSIPAASIALATTFVWRRRRAASMIVYAKGRGDNRKPLQKGRNLSIEAIQAIQALKRSYYYNNNNADNSHSFRHVIRSKFSRLLKLDMLAVLRELIRQNHCLLALQVFEDIQKEYWYKPQLSLYNDMIQVMASNGYLKEVEFLCTCLKTESNLLGETEGFSALMTTLINSNLPRLAMECYDFMKAIGYEPDRPTFRILINGLESLGESGASTILRQDAQRYYGESLDFLVEDEDEMIASNSSDGR, from the exons ATGACGGTGACGTCATCAATACCAGCAGCATCCATTGCACTGGCTACAACATTTGtgtggagaagaagaagagctgCAAGTATGATTGTTTATGCGAAAGGAAGAGGAGACAATCGAAAGCCCTTGCAGAAAGGTAGGAACCTCAGCATCGAAGCTATCCAGGCCATCCAGGCATTGAAAAGATCCTACTACTACAATAACAACAACGCCGACAACTCCCACTCTTTCCGCCATGTTATCCGCTCCAAATTCAGCCGCTTGCTGAAGCTCGATATGTTGGCAGTTCTCCGAGAACTCATCCGCCAGAATCACTGCCTTTTGGCCCTCCAG GTTTTTGAAGATATTCAGAAGGAGTACTGGTATAAGCCCCAGCTCTCTTTGTACAATGATATGATTCAAGTGATGGCTAGTAATGGGTATTTAAAGGAAGTCGAATTTCTGTGCACGTGTTTGAAAACAGAAAGTAATTTACTTGGTGAAACTGAGGGGTTTAGTGCTCTGATGACGACATTGATAAATTCTAACCTACCTAGACTTGCCATGGAGTGCTATGATTTCATGAAAGCTATAGGATATGAACCTGATAGGCCAACCTTCAGAATACTCATAAATGGTTTAGAATCATTAGGTGAATCTGGTGCTTCTACTATTCTAAGGCAGGATGCGCAAAGATATTATGGTGAATCACTGGATTTCTTAGTGGAGGATGAGGATGAGATGATAGCAAGCAATAGCTCGGATGGAAGGTGA
- the LOC110601040 gene encoding uncharacterized protein LOC110601040, giving the protein MSLRIKAVVDKFVQELKEALDADIQDRIMKEREMQSYIEEREREVAEREAAWKAELSRREAEIARQEARLKMEKENLEKEKSVLMGTASNQDNQDGALEITVSGEKYRCLRFAKAKK; this is encoded by the exons ATGTCGCTGAGAATTAAGGCGGTAGTAGACAAGTTCGTTCAGGAGCTAAAGGAAGCGTTAGATGCTGATATTCAAGATAGAATCATGAAGGAGAGAGAAATGCAGAGTTATATAGAAGAACGGGAACGCGAAGTTGCCGAACGAGAAGCTGCTTGGAAGGCTGAGCTCTCTCGTCGCGAG GCAGAGATTGCTCGCCAAGAAGCAAGGCTGAAGATGGAAAAAGAAAATCTTGAGAAAGAGAAAAGTGTTCTAATGGGAACTGCATCAAATCAGGATAATCAAGATGGAGCCCTTGAAATCACTGTAAGCGGCGAAAAATATCGATGCCTAAGGTTTGCAAAGGCGAAGAAATAG
- the LOC110601011 gene encoding expansin-A16 has product MGALKALVLHLIMLQTCKIAATNATDEEWKTATATYTKEQFGSITIEGACGYGDIHRATYGKYSAGLSSMLFNKGSTCGACFEVRCVDHILWCLQGSPSIILTATDFCPPNYGLSADYGGWCNFPKEHFEMSEAAFTEIAERKADLIPIQYRRVKCERKGGVRFTASGSFNFLQVLITNVGVDGEVVAVKVKGSRTGWIPMARNWGQNWQSNVNLVGQPLSFEVTTSSRTLTAYNVAPANWQFGQTFEGKQF; this is encoded by the exons ATGGGTGCTCTTAAAGCCTTAGTTCTGCACTTGATCATGTTACAGACATGCAAGATTGCTGCCACTAATGCCACTGATGAGGAATGGAAGACGGCCACTGCAACTTACACCAAAGAACAATTTGGGTCAATCACTATAG AAGGAGCTTGTGGGTATGGTGATATTCACAGAGCCACCTATGGTAAGTATAGTGCTGGATTGAGTAGTATGTTGTTCAACAAAGGGAGTACCTGTGGAGCTTGCTTTGAGGTCAGATGCGTAGATCACATCTTATGGTGCCTGCAAGGTAGCCCCTCTATCATTCTCACTGCCACAGATTTCTGTCCTCCAAATTATGGGCTTTCAGCAGATTATGGTGGCTGGTGCAATTTTCCCAAAGAACATTTTGAGATGTCAGAGGCAGCATTCACTGAAATTGCTGAAAGGAAAGCCGATTTAATTCCAATCCAGTACAGGAG GGTGAAGTGTGAGAGGAAGGGTGGGGTGAGATTCACAGCTAGTGGGAGTTTTAACTTCTTACAGGTGCTCATTACCAACGTAGGAGTAGATGGTGAAGTGGTTGCAGTGAAGGTGAAGGGATCAAGAACAGGATGGATACCTATGGCAAGAAACTGGGGCCAGAACTGGCAATCCAATGTCAATCTTGTTGGACAGCCTCTTTCTTTTGAAGTCACTACTAGCAGCAGAACACTCACAGCTTACAATGTTGCACCAGCAAACTGGCAATTCGGTCAGACATTTGAGGGCAAACAATTCTAG